The genomic region TATTTTCACGTGATGTTTTTTTGAGCTAAGGCTAAAAAGGGCGCTAAGTTTACGTGTTTTTTTTAGGAAATAAAAGTAGATAAATTGAACAATTCAGCCTTTTTTATATGTTTTTCTGGTTGACTTTTAACAATTCATATTTTCATCAAAAAAATGACGGAAATTGGCTACAGGTTCCCGTCATTTAGATACATAAAGTCGGCTAATTAGTACACAACGGTTAACTATTTGTAGCGAACACCGTTCAAACGTACCCATTCTTCTTGCACGGTGATTGGTGCCATGTCACACCATTGGCCATATACTTTATTAAGCTCTTCGCCCTGCTCTTCTAAAATGCCGGATAACGCTAACAAGCCACCAGGCGCAACATAGTCAGTAATTACCGGGGCAAGCTCACGCAACGGACCCGCAAGGATATTGGCCACCACAATATCGGCTTTTAAGCTAGGTTGATCTTTTGGTAAAAACAGCTCTAAACGATCGGCGACACCGTTACGCTTAGCGTTTTCTTCACTGGCTTGTAATGCTTGTGGGTCAATATCAATACCTATCACTTTCTTAGCACCAAGCTTTAGCGCCGCCAATGATAAAATACCCGAACCACAACCAAAATCGACCACAGTTTTACCTTCCAGATCGAGTGAGTCTAGCCAGGTTAAGCACAGTGCCGTTGTTGGGTGCGTACCGGTACCAAAAGCAAGACCCGGATCCAGCATAACGTTGACCGCGTCAGGATCTGGTACTTCGCGCCAACTTGGGCAAATCCAAAGGCGAGTTCCAAACTTCATTGGATGGAAGTTGTCCATCCATTCGCGTTCCCAATCTTTGTCTTCGAGTAGCTCTTGCTTGTACTGCATGTTTTTGCCATCAGGATGGATGCTTTGTAAGTAGCTAATGACTTTTTCCATATCGTGGCTTGCATCAAATAAGCCCATGACAACTGTGTTATGCCAGTAAACAACTTCATCACCAGGTAATGGCTCATAAATAGGCGTATCTTTCGCGTCAATAAAAGTCACAGCTTGTGAGCCACAGGCCATTAGCCAATCACTGTATTTTTCTGCCGTTTCTTCATTTGCTTGTAAACGTAACTGTATCCAAGGCATGTTTTCATCTCTAAATCACAAATTACTGATAATTTTACCACTGTCACCCTAAAAGGGATAAGGCTTATATGAAATTATAAAAAAATATTGTTATCAACAAAGATAAGTCGATAAAGTGAACAACCATAATGGCAACAGCAATCGTCAGGTAATGAGTTGATATGGATTATTTTCCGATATTTTTAGATGCGAAAAAGATGCACTGCGTAGTGATTGGTGCCGGACAGGTGGCTGCTCGCAAAATTGAATTGCTATTAAAAAGCCAAGCAGGCATTACTGTACTAAGCTCTGCCACTTCAGTGACCGTTGACAGACTTATTAGTCATCACAAGCTTAAGCTGATAAAAGCCGATTATGATATCAGTTTACTGCCCAAGCAGACGAATTTAGTCATCGCCGCAACCAATAACAATGTCGTCAACTCACAAATTGCCCAGCAATGTCAGCAACGTAATATCTTAGTTAATGTGGTCGATAGTCCAGAGTTATGCAGCTATATCACCCCCGCCATAATTGACCGAGAGCCAATGCTGATTGCCTTATCTAGCAGTGGTCAAGCGCCCATGATGTTGCAGCTATTAAAGCAACAAATAGATCAACTACTGCCTGCAAGCTATGGTGTATTAGCTACGTTTCTTGGTGACAAGCGTAAAAAAGTTCAACAACAAATCCCGTCATTTGCACAGCGCCGACAATTTTGGCAAAACGTTATTAACTCTGACCTTAACGAGTACCTAACCAAAGGTGACATTGAAAAGGCTGAGCTTCAGTTTAGTCAATTACTCGGTTGTTGCGAACAAAGTGATACAGCGACAGTCACATTGATAACAGTGTTCAGTGATAATCCAGACACATTAACTCTACAAGCATACCGACAGCTGCAAAGCAGTGACCAAGTATTTATTAGCGCCGAATTACAGCAATACTTCAACGATTATTGTCGTCGTGATGCAGAGAAAGTAAGTGATTGGCAAATAGCCGATGTCATGAGTGCACGCCAGAGAGTGAACACAATCAGTGTATTAGTACATAGCGATTCAAAAATGGCCGATAAGCTTACTCTACATATCGCTCAGCAACATGAGCATCAGCCCATCCGGCACATCGTCTGTGGCCGTTAAATATGCATTTTGTGGGTTACCTCTCTTTACTTAAATACACGTGACTACAATACCAGACTGAAATACTCACGAAAGCCCAAAACGATAAGAGGGCTCAAAGAGCCCCCTAAGTATTGAATGGCCTGCTGACCAATGTGTCTGCCACCGTTATTGAGGCATTTGATACTCATAAGGTGCTTGAATACCTAATGGAATACCGATTGACCAATAAATAAGTAAAAATGCCGTCCAAATAACTAGCAAGACTAAGGTGTAAGGCATCATCATGGATGCTAAAGAGCCAATACCCGTGGTTCTTACATACCGCTGACAATAAACAACAACAAGTGGGAAATACACCATCAATGGCGAGATGATATTGGATACAGAGTCACCGACACGGTAGGCGGCTTGTGATAGCTCTGGCGAAATGCCGACAACCATCAGCATAGGTACCAGAATTGGGCCAATAAGCGCCCACTTAGCCGATGCCGAGCCAACCAATAAGTTGACTGTCGCAGTGAGTAAGATCATACCAACAATGGTCGCCTCGCCTGGTAAGTTCATCGCCTTAAGCCCTTCCGCACCATAAAGCGCCAGCATGGTACCAATGTTGGAATTACCAAATGCCGCTAGGAATTGCGCACAAAAGAATGCCATAACAATATAAGCAGCCATGGTTGTCATGCTATGACTCATAGCATTGACGATATCATTAGATGTTTTAAATTTCCCAGAGACCTTACCGTAGATAATGCCCGGAATAATAAACAAAACAAAAATGAGCGGTACGATCATCTTCATTAATGGTGCATTAAAGGCGGTGATTTGTCCATCAGGTGAGCGTAGTGGCGAGTCGACAGGGTAAACCGCTAATGCCAATAGGATTAAACCGACGATCATTGACCAACCAGCAATACTAAACGCTTTCGATTCTTGCTCAGTAAACTCACCTAAGTTTTGCGCTTCTTCAACATCGTCATTAAGCTCAACGCCAGCAAGGCGTGGCTCAATCCACTTTTCGGTAACCCACCAACCGGCCAGAATCACAGGAATAGACGATAAGCCAGTAAAAAAGATATTTGCCAGAGGGTTAACCAAATAATCGCCATCAAGCACTTGTGCTGATGTTTGAGTAAAGCCAGCGAGTAATGGATCAATTCCAGACGGAATAAAGTTCGCCGAGAAGCCACCAGAAACACCAGCAAAGGCTGCGGCGATACCAGCTAATGGATGGCGACCGGCTGCATGGAAGATAATACCACCGAGCGGTATCACTAACACATAACCCGCATCTGCTGCGGTATGAGATACGATAGCAACTAAAATCACCATAGGTGTTAGAAGTTTTGCTGGCGTAAATGCCAACATTTTTTTAAGGCCCGTGGTAATAAAACCTGACGAATCGGCAACCCCGACACCAAGTACCGCCACCAAAACTAAGCCAAGAGGTGCAAACGAGGTGAACACCGGTACCATATTGGCCATAAAGTTGGCCATGGCGTCACCGGTGAGCTGGTTATTGATAGCTAATGCTTCACCCGTGCGCGGATTAATAACATCAAAATTCACATTAGCTAATAGGGCCGATAATACCCAAACAAGCAATAATGCCCAAAAGAATAACACTGTTGGATCAGGGATTTTATTACCAACCACCTCAATACCATTGAGGAAACGATTCATCATCCCATTTTTATTATCTATCTGTTTTGTTTGCATAATTCGCCCTTAATTCTGTTTAAAAATTAGCATACCCGACAAATTAAAGCTTGTTAAGTCCAGCTTCTATGAAATTTTTCAATCTGAAACTATGGTGAACTCGTACTGATAAATAACTGGCCATTGAGGTAAGGGGATGAGTATGTCTTCGGCGCTAAATAAACTGAATATCACCATTGGCAAAGATATGTTTGCCTTATCGCCACTTCCGATGCTGACTGTCTATGACGATAATTTTTTCCTTGCTAATGACTACGACATATTATCGCTTGGTCAGCGACGCCACGTACAAAGACACTTAACAGAACAAGGCTACAAACAAGCTACGGGAAAAACAATGCACAATAAAGGCGCTACCGCTGTGTTCCCAAAGCCCAACCATATACTAGCGCAATCAAATTTTCGCCCCGAGTTTATTACGCCACAAGATCATACCATTTATATCGTCACACCAACTTGCTTTGCTGAGGGCTTGTTTTATTACTTCAATAACCAACGGCAAACATTGTTACTAAAAGCACTGCAACAACTTATTGATCGCTGCCCGTTCAATATTGAATATTTACGATGCGTGACGTTAAACAGCAACATTGAAGGCCAAGTAAAGTCGCTAACTCCACAACTTAGCGAATACCAGCAACAAGTCATCGCCCGCAAATTTAAGCAAAAACGCGCCTACTGAACGTTCGCTATGACGCTCATGTATCACGCAATGTTTATTTAAATCATGTTGTTATAGAAGACTTAGTAAGCACCTGCAGAATAGGTCAACTCATAACTATGACTGTAAATTTCCAAGATATTGCCAAACGGATCTTCCATGTAAATCATGCGGTAAGGCTTTTCACCAGGATAGTAATAGCGCGGACGCTCCATGCGACGTTTACCGCCGGCTGCGACAATTTTGTCAGCTAACTCCTCAACGTTTGGATCTTGTACACAAAAATGGAAGATACCCGTCTTCCAGTATTCAAAGTTATTTTCTGGGTTTTGCTGATTAACAAACTGGAATATCTCTACACCAATGCGGTCGCCTGTCGACAAATGGGCTATTTTAAATCGCTCCCAACCAGCACCAAAGACGTCGGTACACATTTCACCAATGGCGCTATCATCTTCAACGATTTCGGTTGGCTTCATGATTAAATACCAACCTAAAACTTCAGTATAAAACTTAACGGCTTTTTCTAAATCGGGTACCGAAATACCAATGTGCGAAAACGTACGAGGAAAAGTGGACATAATATGGTCTCCAATAAAAAGATGGCTAAAGTATAGCCAAGCCCCATAAATTGACACGTTGCGGATACGCTGATTACCGAAAAAGACGATAAAATTGGCCTAGAGCGCCTATGGCACTGGCATTTTGCTATTTTCGGACTAGTCTTGAACTACCCAATATAGGTTTGCCATAGGGTATTGTTATGATCCTTCCTACACCAATTTCTATGTTGTGCAAGCAGTTAACTTGCTGTCTGCTCGCTATAGTCATTGCCGTTATCTCTACCAACACAGCTAAAGCAGAGGCAGAAGATGGCGAAGTAATGCGCACCGATGCCGATCCCACGCTACGCGCTTGGGGTAAGGAATACCCTTTGTATGTTGACATGTATATGCAAATGCAAGATACCAGCAAACCAACCGAATATGGTGGCAATACGCCCTACAGTAAGCTTATTCGCTACCCCCAATTAGTAGAGCTTTGGGCTGGATATGCCTTTGCACATGATTTCAATGAAGAGCGTGGCCATTACTATAGTCAAATCGATCAATATGAAACCAAGCGTAACGACAAACAATTTTTAAATGAGCGGGGGTTAACCAAATTTAAAGGTCAGCCAGGCGCCTGTATGAATTGCCATAGTGGTTGGGTACCTGAGCTTATAAGAGAACTGGGCTGGGCCAACTTCAATCGCACCCCTTATTGGGATATCGTCAGCAAACTTAAGAAAGATCATGGCGAAGGCATTCATGGTTCAGAGCTCGGTAGTACATGCGCCGACTGTCATAACGCCGATGATATGAGTTTACGAGTTACCCGCCCTGCATATATCAATGCGATGGCAGGTAGAGGCTACGAGACCGATCCTCGCTTTGGCTTAAAAGCGACTCAGCAGGAAATGCGAGATCATGTATGCAAGCAATGTCATGTTGAATACTATTTTTTAGGTGAAGATAAAATACTGACCTTCCCTTGGGCCAATTGGCCGAAAGATAAGCCACTGAAAATCGAAATGATTGAAGCCTATTATGACAATGCCTATGAAACCGGTGCTTTTAAAGCCGATTGGACACACGCGACAACCAAAGCACCGATGTTAAAAATGCAACATCCCGAAGCAGAAATGACTTCAAGCGGTCGTCATACCCGTGATGGCGTAAGTTGCGTCGATTGTCACATGCCAGTCATTGAACGTGGTGGCGAAAAAGTCACCGACCACACCATTGACTCACCATTAAATGACCTAATTGCGTGTAAGAGTTGTCATGCGCATGAGTCTCAATCTGAAAAAGACATTCGTAAAATGGTATCCGATGTTCAGCGCCATACAGCAAGCGAGCTGAAAAATGCTGAACTGGCGATTTTGGCATTGATTAATGATATTAAAGAAGTACGCTCAGAACTTGCACAGCACTCGCAATTTAAAAACATTAACAAAGAAGATGAAAAGCAAGCGGCTATTTCAACCGCGATTGAACCGGCACTGATGATGCATCGTCGCGCCAGTATGCGTTGGGACTATGTTAGTGCTGAAAACTCTACCGGTGTACATAGCCCTCGAGAAGCATGGCGAGTACTCGATGATGCCGAAGATTTAGCCCGCCAAGGCCAGTTATTGCTCAATGAAGCAGCAGCCAAATACGATGTACAGTTTCGCATGACATCGCAAGGGCCGATACCTGCGCCACCACCAGTGCTTCATCCTGGTAATATCGTTGGCTCTATGCCTCCAGAGATCACCGTCAGCGCCGACGATCAATGTGCAGTCCCTGAATAAAACGATGCCCGACAACATACAAAGGTTACTCATATGAAAACTTGGATCCCAGTCAAAGAATTTAGTCCGACCAATCGTGTCGTGCATCATATTTCGGCTGTTATGTTTATTGGTGCGTTACTGCTAATGGCCTATGATCAGCTGTTTGGTTCCTCTGACGCCATGTTACTTCATCAGTCGTTTGGGGTGATTGTTTTTATTTTATATTTCGGGCGAATCGTACTGATGGCTTGGTTTGGCAAGCCTGAGGCACTTGGTACGCAAATGGAGCAATTTCTTGCTCATATGGCCCACTTGGCACTTTACGGTATTCTACTGCTCATGCCCTTGTCTGGTTTACTGATTAATGTGGCTCGGGCTCGGGACACGTCCGTTTTTGGCTTATTTTCTATTCCTGGTTTAGCTGAACGAAATATGGACTTGTACCTGATCGCTCTAGATGTTCATTCTTTTTTGCAGTGGGTGTGTTACTTATTATTATTTGCCCATGTTGGTGCATCATTATTCCACCATTTCGTATTAAAAGATGACACCTTAAAACGCATGTGGGGGAAAATCGATTAGTTGGGGCAATAGATAACCTTACAGGTGTACTAGCACGCTTGCTCGATCCGTTTTTTTGAGGGTGTTAACCACAAGCAGAAATGAATTATCAATCATTCTCTCTATTTCTCCTTGTGCTATTGAGCCATCGATTATAACGGTATTCCATAGTCGCTTATTCATATGGTAGCCAGGAATGACTGCAGGAAATATATCACGCAGCATGATGGCTTCACTGGGCTCACATTTCAAGTTAAGCCACCAGCCACCTACTTGGTATGGTGACAAAGCCGTGATTTTGGTGCACGAGAGGAGCGCATAAACTTTACCTTTAACTTTATAAACTTCAACATCATTACCAAATGGAAAATCAATATAAGACATTGGCCTAGCCGATAAATATTGACGAATACTGTCTATATTTAATTCACAACGTATGTCAGCCAAAGTCGACCTCCTTGGATCTAACTATTCGTCATTAAAAAGAAATACAGCGCTAGTGCAGGTATCATTGGTTAATCACGATAGTACGGCTCTGAAATCAGTTCCAATTGAGAATCGAGCCATGTAAAAGCTTGCTGATAACCTTGTTGTAAGCCATCGAATTGACGCACGTTTAAATTATCCGCTCGTCGTGAAGCAATAAATTTGTTGGCATCATTGGCTCCTTGACAATGATAAATGACAATAGCTGTTGCAACTTGCTGTTCAAGCGAGGCTATGCTCAGTTTTGCCTCATAGGTTAACGAGTAATGGTTAATGCGGTTTATCAGCAAGGCAAACGGCTTATCAAAGGTCTCAACCCATAATTGATCCAAACGTTCACACATTTCAAGAGTAACTAACACGTTGTGATCTACAATGACTTCCGCCAAATGATCACTGTGAATAATCACTTGGGCAAAACTTAATCGGATTTTCATCATGTACGTTATACTCGGTAATCGCTATTCACTAACTGCAACTCTATCCAATTAAGCGCATTTTGCCGACCTAGTTGGTATGCGTTAAATATACGGACTGGAATATTGAGTTTGTTACTGAGCTCTGTAAAACGTTGCACTTGCACACTGGTGTGGGGCCAAAAGTGAACCAAAGCGATACCAACCACTCTTTTGGATAATGAAATTTTTTGTAAGATCTCATCATCAAAATCAGGGGTATTCACTAAATTGATGACAACACCATAAGGGCCGCTAAAGTGCTGCTTTATGCACTCGCGATATTCGTCATACTTGGCTGCAGTGATTAAAGTGTTGTTATCGGGAATAAGTTCCGCGATATCAGCAGATGTTTGATACACAAAACCAAAACTTAAAGTGTATTTCATAAAATGCCTCAGTGAGATAGTTTTAAAAATACACGCTAATCGATGTTATTTATGCGGAAATAACATCTACAAAAAACGTCACAGACAGCATACTACATGAGGCAGACAATTAAATACCATGTAAGGCAGACAGTGAAATGTTAGCGCAGTTTTTTTATTTATTTACGCTAAGCGTAGAGTATAGAAATCAAAAAATCGAGAAAAAAATGATGATTTTTTGTTAAAAATTGGTAGCGCTTACATTGCGTGCTGACTCGAACGATTGCTTGTTCTACTTTAATTGCCTGTTACATCGTGGCAGAATGAAAAAAAATCAAATGGACGGTTTCATGAGAGCATTCGCAGTATTGCTATGCCTACTAAGCATTAATATGGTTAATGCCAACGATAAAGCACAGCAAATATTTCAAGATTTAGCTCCTGCGCTATTTCAAATTCGCTTAATCGATAAAGCCACGTCGGAAAAATCGAGTATCGGCTCTGGCTTTCAAATTAATAGCTACGGCCACATTGCTACCAACTATCACGTTATCTCTGGTTACGCACAACATCCGGAAAAATATCTCATTGAGTATGAAGATCACCTCGGTAACAAAGGCCAGTTACACTTGAAAACCGTTGATGTGATTAACGACCTTGCTATTGTTGTTAAGCAAGATAACATTGGTGAACAACACTTCACCCTTGCCGAGCATATTCCAGAAAAAGGAGAGGAATTATACTCATTAGGCAACCCTCATGATCTCGGTATGATCGTTGTCCCGGGAACTTACAATGGCCTGAAAAAAGAATCATTTAATGAGCGGATTCATTTTACCGGTTCCGTTAACCCTGGAATGAGTGGTGGCCCGGTCGTTAATAA from Thalassotalea sp. Sam97 harbors:
- the prmA gene encoding 50S ribosomal protein L11 methyltransferase; this encodes MPWIQLRLQANEETAEKYSDWLMACGSQAVTFIDAKDTPIYEPLPGDEVVYWHNTVVMGLFDASHDMEKVISYLQSIHPDGKNMQYKQELLEDKDWEREWMDNFHPMKFGTRLWICPSWREVPDPDAVNVMLDPGLAFGTGTHPTTALCLTWLDSLDLEGKTVVDFGCGSGILSLAALKLGAKKVIGIDIDPQALQASEENAKRNGVADRLELFLPKDQPSLKADIVVANILAGPLRELAPVITDYVAPGGLLALSGILEEQGEELNKVYGQWCDMAPITVQEEWVRLNGVRYK
- a CDS encoding bifunctional precorrin-2 dehydrogenase/sirohydrochlorin ferrochelatase yields the protein MDYFPIFLDAKKMHCVVIGAGQVAARKIELLLKSQAGITVLSSATSVTVDRLISHHKLKLIKADYDISLLPKQTNLVIAATNNNVVNSQIAQQCQQRNILVNVVDSPELCSYITPAIIDREPMLIALSSSGQAPMMLQLLKQQIDQLLPASYGVLATFLGDKRKKVQQQIPSFAQRRQFWQNVINSDLNEYLTKGDIEKAELQFSQLLGCCEQSDTATVTLITVFSDNPDTLTLQAYRQLQSSDQVFISAELQQYFNDYCRRDAEKVSDWQIADVMSARQRVNTISVLVHSDSKMADKLTLHIAQQHEHQPIRHIVCGR
- a CDS encoding AbgT family transporter; protein product: MQTKQIDNKNGMMNRFLNGIEVVGNKIPDPTVLFFWALLLVWVLSALLANVNFDVINPRTGEALAINNQLTGDAMANFMANMVPVFTSFAPLGLVLVAVLGVGVADSSGFITTGLKKMLAFTPAKLLTPMVILVAIVSHTAADAGYVLVIPLGGIIFHAAGRHPLAGIAAAFAGVSGGFSANFIPSGIDPLLAGFTQTSAQVLDGDYLVNPLANIFFTGLSSIPVILAGWWVTEKWIEPRLAGVELNDDVEEAQNLGEFTEQESKAFSIAGWSMIVGLILLALAVYPVDSPLRSPDGQITAFNAPLMKMIVPLIFVLFIIPGIIYGKVSGKFKTSNDIVNAMSHSMTTMAAYIVMAFFCAQFLAAFGNSNIGTMLALYGAEGLKAMNLPGEATIVGMILLTATVNLLVGSASAKWALIGPILVPMLMVVGISPELSQAAYRVGDSVSNIISPLMVYFPLVVVYCQRYVRTTGIGSLASMMMPYTLVLLVIWTAFLLIYWSIGIPLGIQAPYEYQMPQ
- a CDS encoding lactoylglutathione lyase family protein; amino-acid sequence: MSTFPRTFSHIGISVPDLEKAVKFYTEVLGWYLIMKPTEIVEDDSAIGEMCTDVFGAGWERFKIAHLSTGDRIGVEIFQFVNQQNPENNFEYWKTGIFHFCVQDPNVEELADKIVAAGGKRRMERPRYYYPGEKPYRMIYMEDPFGNILEIYSHSYELTYSAGAY
- a CDS encoding ammonia-forming cytochrome c nitrite reductase subunit c552, which codes for MILPTPISMLCKQLTCCLLAIVIAVISTNTAKAEAEDGEVMRTDADPTLRAWGKEYPLYVDMYMQMQDTSKPTEYGGNTPYSKLIRYPQLVELWAGYAFAHDFNEERGHYYSQIDQYETKRNDKQFLNERGLTKFKGQPGACMNCHSGWVPELIRELGWANFNRTPYWDIVSKLKKDHGEGIHGSELGSTCADCHNADDMSLRVTRPAYINAMAGRGYETDPRFGLKATQQEMRDHVCKQCHVEYYFLGEDKILTFPWANWPKDKPLKIEMIEAYYDNAYETGAFKADWTHATTKAPMLKMQHPEAEMTSSGRHTRDGVSCVDCHMPVIERGGEKVTDHTIDSPLNDLIACKSCHAHESQSEKDIRKMVSDVQRHTASELKNAELAILALINDIKEVRSELAQHSQFKNINKEDEKQAAISTAIEPALMMHRRASMRWDYVSAENSTGVHSPREAWRVLDDAEDLARQGQLLLNEAAAKYDVQFRMTSQGPIPAPPPVLHPGNIVGSMPPEITVSADDQCAVPE
- a CDS encoding cytochrome b, which translates into the protein MKTWIPVKEFSPTNRVVHHISAVMFIGALLLMAYDQLFGSSDAMLLHQSFGVIVFILYFGRIVLMAWFGKPEALGTQMEQFLAHMAHLALYGILLLMPLSGLLINVARARDTSVFGLFSIPGLAERNMDLYLIALDVHSFLQWVCYLLLFAHVGASLFHHFVLKDDTLKRMWGKID
- a CDS encoding MmcQ/YjbR family DNA-binding protein, with amino-acid sequence MDSIRQYLSARPMSYIDFPFGNDVEVYKVKGKVYALLSCTKITALSPYQVGGWWLNLKCEPSEAIMLRDIFPAVIPGYHMNKRLWNTVIIDGSIAQGEIERMIDNSFLLVVNTLKKTDRASVLVHL